The following are encoded in a window of Rosa chinensis cultivar Old Blush chromosome 4, RchiOBHm-V2, whole genome shotgun sequence genomic DNA:
- the LOC112199118 gene encoding uncharacterized protein LOC112199118: MGFVYGELLRAKEEIKMAFKDQETHYRPILDIVDGKARGRLDSPLHLAGYLLNPYYTYANPSLENDNVVMDGFFTCVETFFPDDIQTQSLVTDVELHKYLKKDDGFGRGLAKAGCAQNDDNYNPVLWWNIYGNLVPRLQSMAKRILSLTTSSSGCERNWSAFEGIHTKKRNRLDITRLNNLVYVQFNAKIINKKRRMKEKNVDVLLAYVDSDLTSEVVGEGLGLGVDSSLEHRRSSRIQEIRELHEKDFVSDEEEEDEMTFEFESDEEGVLDGYGEEEFED, from the exons ATGGGCTTTGTGTATGGAGAACTACTTAGAGCCAAGGAGGAGATTAAAATGGCattcaaagatcaagaaactcaCTATCGTCCAATCCTTGACATTGTTGATGGAAAAGCCCGTGGTCGACTTGATAGTCCATTGCATTTAGCGGGTTACCTCTTGAACCCTTACTACACATATGCCAATCCAAGTCTTGAGAATGATAATGTGGTCATGGATGGGTTCTTCACTTGTGTTGAGACATTCTTTCCTGATGACATTCAAACTCAAAGTTTGGTGACAGATGTAGAATTGCACAAGTATTTGAagaaagatgatggatttggaAGAGGTTTGGCTAAGGCGGGATGCGCACAAAATGATGACAATTATAATCCGG ttttgtggtggaatattTATGGAAACCTTGTACCAAGATTGCAAAGTATGGCTAAGAGGATACTTTCATTGACCACAAGCTCATCCGGatgtgagagaaattggagcGCTTTTGAGGGG aTCCATACAAAGAAAAGGAATAGACTAGATATAACGAGGTTGAACAATTTAGTTTATGTCCAATTCAATGCCAAGATCATCAACAAGAAGAGAAGAATGAAAGAGAAGAATGTGGATGTATTACTAGCAT ATGTAGATTCCGATCTTACTAGTGAAGTAGTTGGAgagggattgggattgggagtGGATAGTAGCTTAGAGCATAGGAGAAGTAGTAGAATTCAAGAAATTagagaacttcatgagaaggATTTTGTAtcggatgaagaggaagaagatgagatgacTTTTGAGTTTGAGTCCGATGAGGAGGGAGTACTAGACggatatggagaagaagaatttgaggattag
- the LOC112197871 gene encoding UDP-glycosyltransferase 73C4: MASESHDQLHFVLIPLMSPGHLLPMGDMAKVLAQHGLVVTIITTPLNAIRIKPMIDRAIDSGLSLHLVQFRLPLAECGLPEGCENMDAVPARNLFWNFFEAGSRLQHPIEELLETVEPHPSCIISDRHLPWTAEIARKFGIPRYLFDGTSCFTLLSNYNIETSKVLESVSGSEPFLVPGLPDEIEITLVQLPGHMNPASDDFREFYKKMKESEEGACGVVVNSFEDLEPEYVKEYRKVSRVWSIGPVSLSNDTELDKAQRGIKASVDENQCLKWLNSWPESSVVYVCLGSLSRVATLQLVELGLGLEASNQPFIWVVSRNKTEEWESWLLGDGFEDRIRARGLLIYGWAPQILILSHPAVGGFLTHCGWNSTLEGICAGIPMITWPMFAEQFYNEKLIVQVLKIGEKVGASVAVPLGKQERSVVTVRSGELKDAIEKVMVNEQGEERRQRAKRLAMMAKKATEEGGSSYFNIRLLIEDVISYKHP; the protein is encoded by the coding sequence ATGGCTTCAGAGTCTCATGATCAGCTTCACTTTGTTTTGATACCACTAATGTCTCCGGGCCACCTTCTACCAATGGGAGACATGGCTAAGGTGTTGGCACAGCATGGTCTGGTGGTCACAATTATCACCACACCCCTCAATGCCATTCGAATCAAACCGATGATTGATCGCGCCATTGATTCCGGTCTCTCCCTTCATCTAGTTCAGTTTAGGTTGCCACTTGCTGAGTGTGGCCTCCCAGAGGGATGTGAAAACATGGACGCAGTCCCTGCAAGAAACTTGTTTTGGAATTTCTTTGAGGCAGGTAGCAGGCTGCAACACCCAATAGAAGAGTTGCTTGAAACTGTAGAACCCCATCCGAGCTGCATAATTTCAGATAGACACCTGCCTTGGACAGCTGAGATTGCTCGAAAGTTTGGGATACCAAGGTATTTGTTTGATGGAACTAGTTGCTTCACTCTATTGTCTAACTATAATATAGAAACATCCAAGGTCCTAGAGAGTGTTTCAGGATCAGAGCCATTTCTAGTGCCTGGGTTGCCTGATGAGATTGAGATTACTTTAGTCCAGTTACCGGGGCACATGAATCCGGCTTCAGATGATTTCAGAGAGTTTTACAAAAAGATGAAGGAATCTGAAGAGGGAGCATGCGGGGTTGTTGTGAATAGCTTTGAGGATTTGGAACCAGAATATGTCAAAGAGTACAGAAAGGTTAGTAGAGTTTGGAGTATTGGTCCAGTGTCGCTATCCAACGACACTGAATTGGACAAAGCTCAGAGAGGAATCAAGGCCTCAGTTGATGAAAACCAGTGCTTAAAATGGCTTAATTCATGGCCTGAGAGCTCGGTGGTTTATGTGTGTCTCGGAAGCCTTAGCCGCGTAGCAACCCTTCAGTTGGTAGAGCTTGGTTTAGGCTTGGAAGCATCAAATCAGCCTTTCATTTGGGTGGTCAGCAGAAATAAAACTGAAGAATGGGAAAGTTGGTTGTTGGGAGATGGATTTGAAGACAGGATTAGAGCCAGGGGATTGTTAATCTATGGTTGGGCTCCACAAATACTAATACTGTCACATCCTGCAGTTGGTGGATTTCTAACACATTGTGGTTGGAATTCAACTTTGGAAGGGATTTGTGCTGGGATTCCAATGATCACATGGCCTATGTTTGCTGAGCAGTTCTACAATGAGAAGTTGATAGTGCAAGTCTTGAAGATTGGTGAGAAAGTTGGGGCTAGTGTGGCAGTTCCGTTGGGGAAACAAGAGCGGTCTGTGGTGACCGTGAGGAGTGGTGAGCTTAAGGACGCCATAGAGAAAGTCATGGTCaatgaacaaggagaagaaagaagacaaaGAGCAAAGAGGCTTGCAATGATGGCCAAGAAAGCTACAGAGGAGGGAGGCTCTTCTTACTTTAATATTAGACTGTTAATTGAAGATGTAATATCATATAAACACCCCTAG
- the LOC112199119 gene encoding uncharacterized protein LOC112199119, whose product MSEMGSSLKRGSGDIGWEYAELADASNLDRLKCKLCGKLVSGGIYRMKQHIAHIKGNVAPCKKRMPRTLGPMDRFATPIDPDSSLDGSRKMRQQNINDALFKQRTHSPLLKEEVERTKSLLKKQEEEWALNGCSIMTDAWSDWKRRSIMNLCVNYAEGTTFLSSKEASDEAHTGTYIFEYVDKCIEDVGPQNVVQVVTDNASNNMAAGDLMKLKRPNIFWTSCATHTLNLMLQGIGNQPRFKGVIERAKSFTIYIYAHHKTLALMRKFTKKRDIVRPGVTRFATAFLTLQSLMKKKNELRAMITSDEWNESKHAKSVKRKAAVNIALSASFWNGVSLCPFSQGASPC is encoded by the exons ATGTCGGAGATGGGTTCATCATTGAAGCGTGGTTCAGGTGATATTGGATGGGAATATGCGGAGTTGGCGGATGCTTCAAACTTGGATAGGTTGAAGTGTAAGTTGTGTGGGAAATTAGTCAGTGGTGGGATATATCGAATGAAGCAGCATATTGCCCACATCAAGGGAAATGTGGCTCCTTGTAAAAA AAGAATGCCGCGTACTCTTGGGCCTATGGACCGTTTTGCAACCCCCATCGATCCAGATTCTTCATTGGATGGAAGTAGGAAGATGAGGCAACAAAATATCAATGATGCACTTTTCAAGCAAAGAACACATAGT CCACTATTGAAGGAAGAGGTAGAGAGAACTAAAAGTTTAttgaagaagcaagaagaagagtgGGCTTTGAATGGTTGCTCTATTATGACCGATGCTTGGAGCGACTGGAAAAGAAGAAGTATCATGAATTTGTGTGTCAATTATGCGGAAGGCacaacttttctttcttctaaggAAGCATCGGATGAGGCACACACCGGGACGTatatttttgaatatgtggacaAATGCATTGAAGATGTTGGGCCACAAAATGTGGTTCAAGTGGTGACGGACAATGCTTCAAATAATATGGCGGCGGGAGATTTGATGAAGTTGAAGAGGCCAAACATATTTTGGACTTCATgtgcaactcacaccttgaatctTATGCTTCAAGGAATTGGCAATCAACCTAGATTCAAAGGAGTGATTGAGAGGGCAAAGAGCTTCACCATCTATATTTATGCACATCACAAGACTTTGGCATTGATGAGGAAGTTTACAAAGAAAAGAGATATAGTGAGGCCGGGAGTCACTAGATTTGCAACAGCTTTCCTCACTTTGCAAagcttgatgaagaagaagaatgagttgAGAGCTATGATTACTAGTGATGAATGGAATGAAAGCAAGCATGCAAAGAGTGTAAAGAGGAAGGCAGCGGTGAATATTGCTTTGAGTGCTTCTTTTTGGAATGGGGTAAGTCTTTGCCCCTTTAGTCAAGGTGCTTCGCCTTGTTGA